The region TTAAGCGCAAGGGGCGTTTGTATGTGATTTGCAAATCTAACCCGCGCTTCAAAGCCGTGCAGGGTAAAAAGAAAAGACGCTAAGCGCGAAGCGATGCCAGGGAATAACGCTGCTTGCCGTCAGCCGTGAAATTATCGGCGGCAAGCCAGCGTTGCAGCGCGCTATCCACGGCAGGCCATTCACTATCAATAATTGAAAACCAGTCTGTGTCGCGGTTATGGCCTTTACTCACCAGTGCCTGACGAAAGCGGCCTTCAAACTGAAAACCTAAGCGCAGCGCTGCCTGGCGTGAAGGTTCATTCAGACTGTTGCATTTCCACTCATAGCGGCGATAGCCAAGCGTGTCAAAAACGTAGCGCATCAGTAACCATTGGGCTTCTGTCGATGCCGGGGTACGGCTTAGCAGGGGCGAAAAATGCACGCTGCCCACTTCCACCACGCCGTTTTTTTCATCAATGCGCATCAACGATAAGCTGCCAACCGGCAAACCGGTTGGCTTATCGATAACGGCAAAATGAAGCGGATCGCGAAGGTCGCATACGCTGGTGACCCACGCGCTAAATGCGGCTTCATCCTGCTCGGGTTCGCGCAACAACCATGTCCAGCTACGGTTGTCGCCTGCACGTTGATGCGCCTGAAACAGCGCGGCGGCGTGTCCTGGTTGCAAGGGTTCGAGACGACAATAATCGCCTTTCAGCACTACGCGCTCGGGGAAAGGTCGCGGCTGCCAGCCCGGCAGCGCTGCACCGATCGGCTGTTGATACACGTTGAATGCGTTCATTTGTGGCTCCTTTTGATATGCCGCCAGCGTAACGTGGTACTGGTTCCCTAAAAAGAGCCATACCGCTATAGTCTTATGGGGCCACGATTGAGAGCGTGAAATGAACATTCCGGACGATGAGTTATATGCGCTACTGCGCCAGCCACTGGCGGCGCGCGCGGGAGTGACGCGGCAGCGGACGCTCTATCTGGCGCTGCGTGATGCGATACGTAATGGCAGGTTAAAATCGGGCAGCCTGTTGCCGGGGTCGCGCGTGCTGGCGCAGGCGTTGGTGCTTTCGCGCAATACCGTTAACACGGCGCTTGAGCAACTGGCGGTGGAAGGATATGTATTGCGTGACCGGCAAGGAACGCGTGTCGCTACACTGACAAATGTTGAACGTTCACCGCAGACGCCGCCACCGGTCAGGCTGGCGCGCGGCGTACAACAGCTACCCGGCGGTGTTCAGCGTAATTCACCCGCGCTGGCATTCACTCCCGGTATTCCCGCCGCCAACTATTTTCCGCTGGCTATCTGGCGGCGTCTGATGGAGCGAGTATGGCGCGACGAGGGCAACACGTTGCTGAATTATGGCGCGTCTGCCGGTGAACTGCGTCTGCGCGCGGCGATTGCGCGCCATCTGGCGATTTCCCGCGGTATTCATTGTGACGCCGAACAGATTGTGATCACTGAAGGTGCGCAGGAAGCACTGATGTTGTGTGTGCGTTTGTTGTGCGATGCCGGTGATGAAGCGTGGGTGGAAGAGCCTGGTTATGGCGGTGCAAAAACCGCGTTTTTATCGGCGGGGTTAAATGTCACGGGAATCGGTGTCGATAACGAAGGTATGCGGCTGGATGTGAAGGCAACTACGCCGCGCATTATTTACACCTCGCCGTCGCATCAATATCCCTTAGGCCAGGTG is a window of Enterobacter sp. R4-368 DNA encoding:
- the ykgO gene encoding type B 50S ribosomal protein L36, which encodes MQVLNSLRSAKQRHPDCQIVKRKGRLYVICKSNPRFKAVQGKKKRR
- a CDS encoding PLP-dependent aminotransferase family protein, with the translated sequence MNIPDDELYALLRQPLAARAGVTRQRTLYLALRDAIRNGRLKSGSLLPGSRVLAQALVLSRNTVNTALEQLAVEGYVLRDRQGTRVATLTNVERSPQTPPPVRLARGVQQLPGGVQRNSPALAFTPGIPAANYFPLAIWRRLMERVWRDEGNTLLNYGASAGELRLRAAIARHLAISRGIHCDAEQIVITEGAQEALMLCVRLLCDAGDEAWVEEPGYGGAKTAFLSAGLNVTGIGVDNEGMRLDVKATTPRIIYTSPSHQYPLGQVMSATRRLALLDYARRAGSWIIEDDYDSEFRYPGEPIPAMLGMVAHPPVVYIGTFSKTLFPSLRIGFMVMPPALAQVAAPVIGSLLRGGHRAEQLTLARFIEEGHYTRHLAAMRRLYRKRQAHLLEALHSEMRVDHHVYGGGGGLHLALSIPGIDDQALVREAHQLQLAPHALSRFWLEQNAASSGLVLGYGNTSAARFLAAVSALNRLIVRQQGG
- a CDS encoding GNAT family protein, with amino-acid sequence MNAFNVYQQPIGAALPGWQPRPFPERVVLKGDYCRLEPLQPGHAAALFQAHQRAGDNRSWTWLLREPEQDEAAFSAWVTSVCDLRDPLHFAVIDKPTGLPVGSLSLMRIDEKNGVVEVGSVHFSPLLSRTPASTEAQWLLMRYVFDTLGYRRYEWKCNSLNEPSRQAALRLGFQFEGRFRQALVSKGHNRDTDWFSIIDSEWPAVDSALQRWLAADNFTADGKQRYSLASLRA